The stretch of DNA TGAGAGGGCTGCCAGGGCTTATTGATGGCGTTCACCGATAAAAATCTGGGTGTGGGCTGGGATTATGTTTTGCCCGCCCCACCTGAGCCCAGCCACACTGAATACAATCCACGCCACCTTGAAAACATTTCAAAGGGCAGCCAGGGAATGCTCGTTCGTGCCTGGCTACTTCTTGGAAATGTTCACCATGTGCTCGCGGTTAACCACCTTGATGCGTTCGCGCGTCACTTCGACCCCAGGCGCCGGGATATAGCTTTCGCCAAGGCGTTTCTCATGCGCGTCGAGCTTATTCCAGCCCTCCCATGTGGTGAATTCGATTCCACGGGATTCCAGCAGTTTCACAATCTCATCGTCTCCGGGACGCTCGGCCAGAGGGAGGCTGAGCCGGTCTTCGAGGAGGCAACCGATGGTTTCTAGAGCATCGCCCTTGGTGCTGCCAATCAGCCCCACTGGTCCGCGTTTGATCCAACCCGTCGCATACAGGCCCGGCACTTGGGTGCCGTCTGCTGCCAACACGCGTCCGCCGTCGTTGGGAATGACACCTCGGCGAGCATCAAAATCCACCTCGGGCAATGCCGAGCCAAGGTAGCCCACCGCCCGGTACACAGCCTGGACCGGGTAATCGATGAACTCCCNCGTACCCCGGACGTTGCCGGTGCCGTCAAGCTCATTGCGCTCGAATCGGATACCCGAGACGCTGCCGTTGGTTCCAGTGATCTCCACGGNGGTATGCAGGAAGTGCAGATGCAGGCGGCGCGACGCCGGAACCCTCGTTTCGTCGTGATCTTCCGCCAGCCAGTTGGTGAGCGTGTTGACCATGATCTTGACCTGGTTGTTGGACTTGATGGCGGCGTCGGAGGCCTCATCAAAATCAAAGTCCTCGTCGTAGAGGATGATGTCCACATCGCGAGAATGGGAGAGTTCTCGCAATTCCAGCGGGGTGAACTTCACCTGAGCCGGGCCACGGCGCCCAAAAATATGCACATCGCGCACGGGCGAGGCCTTCAAAGCGTTGTAGACGTTCTCAGGAATCTCGGTGACAAGCATGTCATCGGCATGCTTAGAGAGCACCCNGGCAACATCCAACGCCACATTGCCATTGCCAATGACAGCGATCTCTTCGGCGTTAAGCGGCCAATCGCGCGGCACATCCGGGTGCCCGTCATACCAAGAGACGAAGTCGGCACCGCCATAGGAGCCCTCAAGGTCAATACCGGNGATGTCCATCACGGCGTCCTTGGTGGCCCCGGTGGCGAAGATGACGGCGTCATAGAAAGAACGCAGCTCAGCCAGGGTCAAGTCCCGGCCGTAGGTGACATTGCCAAAGAACCGAATGTCACCACGGTCCAGAACCTTATGGAGTGCGTTCATGATCCCCTTGATCCGGGNGTGATCAGGCGCCANCCCGTAACGGATCAGGCCGTAAGGGGCTGGCTGGGACTCAANAATATCGATACTGACCTGGACCTCGCCGCCAGCAACTTCCTGGGACTTGGTCAATATGTCGGCGGCATAGACGCCGGCCGGACCAGAACCAACAATGGCGACGCGGAACGGGCGGGCGGAGCTCAAGTTAGCCAAGTAAGAAGTCCTTCCGAACCGTCAATCGCAACATCAATGGATCAACTGTTGCATAGGAAGACACGAATTAAGTGCCACTTTCATAGTCTAATTGCCATGCGGGGCGCCGGTAAGTGTCTGTGAGTCAAAAGTGACGAAGCCCTCATTGGCGGGTGTGGCACCATGAACCCTCCCCTTATTAGTTCGCTGCATGCCCGCCACTGCTGAAGATCCGGCCAATCCCAACCTAACAGCACCTGCACGCGCATCCTTCAAATGCCTAAAACACGTTGCGCTGCCGTCCAATGAATTCCAAGTGGACATGNGATTTTATGTCCCATCAGTGTTGTTATGGGCTTGTGACAATTAGCGAACCCCACACAGCACCCATCCCCAGCAACCGNGCAAAGGCCGGCAAGCCCGCACGCTCTGAAGCAGCAACCGGNGTGCTCTATGGCGTCGGCGCTTATGGCCTGTGGGGTTTGTTGCCCATCTACTTCATCTGGCTGATGCCTGCCAATAGCCTTGAAATTGTTGCTAACCGGGTGGTGTGGTCGGTGATNTTTTGTACCTTGATCATTACCGTTAGCCGTGGGTGGGGAAAATGNGGCGCGGCCATCAAGAACCGGCGTATCCTGGGCACCCTTGCCGTCGCCGGGATCTTGATAGTTATCAACTGGCTCACCTACGTCTTTGCTGTCACAACCGGCAGTGCCATTGAAGCCTCGTTGGGGTACTTCATCAATCCGCTTGTTTCTGTACTAATAGGCGTCATCGTCCTGAAAGANAAACTCCGGCCACTGCAGTGGATGGCTGTGGGTGTGGGATTTGTGGCGGTGGTGGTGTTGACGTTCAGTTACGGCAAGCTGCCCTGGATTGCTCTGGTACTTGCTTTCAGCTTTGGCACCTACGGATTCGTCAAGAACCGGGTNGGNGGAAAAGTCGACGCGATCACCAGCCTGAGTATCGAAACTGCTGTGCTGACACCCTTTGCCATTGCCACCATGGTCATTCTGACGCTCCTAGGCCAGGCCACGCTGACCGGAATGGGCCCCGGACANTTTTGGCTTCTGGCCTCCTCAGGCATCATCACCGCTGTCCCACTGCTGTTCTTTGGCGCCTCCGCCAGCCGGCTTTCCATGACAGGCATTGGTCTTTTGCAGTTCATGACACCGTTGATCCAGTTCATTGTGGCCATCACCCTCCTCGGCGAACACATGGGCACCGAGCGTTGGATCGGTTTCGCCATTGTTTGGCTGGCCTTGGCTATTCTCATTACTGACATGCTGCTGAACTACCGGCGCACATCCCGGCTTCGAAAGTACGCCTCGGCCTAGGCCAGGCTGCGCTTATCCTAACCTTGGCGGGCGTCGCATTTTCGGCTAGATTCCCTGCCTCTGGAAGTCCCGCGGGACCACAACCATGGGGACCGGCAGTGCGCGCAAGATCTTATTCGCCGTGGATCCGAGGAAGATCTTCCTGGTCTCAGCCAACCTGCTGGAGCCGACAACAACAAGTTCCCCTGATTTCCACCCAATCCCATCGACGGCTTCTTCAATGTTTCGTCCATGGGCAAGTGTGACCGTGACCTTGTTATTTGGAAGTGTGGCAGCTGCTTTCGCCAGCACCGTATTCACATGTTGTTTGGCGGGGCTCAAGGCGTTGTCTAGGTCAAAGTCCGATTGTTCCAGCTGATCAATCTCCACTACTGATACCAACCGCAGCGGCACTTGACGCCTCCGGGCAGCGCTGGTTCCGACGTCGAGCACTGCCTGCCAGCCTTCGCGCATGCCGGTCATGACGGTGAGGCGGGTGAGTGGGTCTTTGCGGTTGTAACCGCGCGGTGCCAGCGCCACTGGAACCGGCGAGGCGTGCAGCAAACCGTTGGCCACCGAGCCCACGGTGAAACGCTTGAACAGCCCGTTGCTTGCTGCTCCCACAACGACCAGCGCCGCGTTGTCCTCTTTGGCGGCCTCGATCAGTCCATGGACAAACGAGTCTGCAACGCGCGTGGAAANAATGGCCGTGACATCGTCGGGGACCATGGACAAAGCATGTTTTTCCAGGTCGGATCCGGCCGTTTTGCCTCCATGAACCACGTTGACCAGGTGCAGCTCCGCGCCCTGAGTTTTAGCGATGACCCNCGCAAGGGCAATAGCGTCAGCTCCGCGTTCATCAGGCCGGTACCCCACTACGTATTTCATGAATCAACCCTTCGGCAGGCCCGTTGTGCACAGTGTGATCACGCGCACCTCAGGGCGTTCGTAGCACTGACTGTACATCGAGGAGTCCTTGTGGAACAGGACCCTGCGGGGACCTCACTTTCATGTCCGACGGCGGTTACCCCGTTTGCTGGCTCCCACGCCGCGGGTATATGAACAACACTGTGATTGCTCCTGAGGTGGGCAGCAGTTCGCCGATGGCGCTAGGAGTGAAACTGCCGAGGGATGCTTTGCAGTACGTTTTCAATCCAACCCCAGGCCGGCCACCAGAAAGGAGGGCCCTAAAGCTGCACCAGTCCTTGCCGCGGTAAGGAGTACATGTCCGGAAATTGCTCCACCATGGTTTCAGTGGAAGTAAATAGATGCGGCGCCAACACCGCCGTCATGCCTACAGTCACCGCTGCTGCGCCGAACCAGAGTGCCTTATGGGTGGAAGGACTTCCTGCCGCCCGCTTCCATCCGGGCGTGTCCTCTCGATATGAGGAAGAGTGCTACAGCCGCCGTTCCCAGCCCCCAGTAATCAGGGCCGGCGACACTCCGGCAATGTCCACACCCCATGTTGAATAAACGGTGCCACGGTAGTCCGGTGCAGACACATTCTCTGCTATGGACCATTATTGGGCCGTCATCGTAAAATCCCGGCACCTACCATCGCTGCAGCAATTATCAACGGTATCCACCATCTCAGATGCTGCGATTCAGCCCGCTGTAGTGGTTCTGTGGCTGGCTCAGACACCTCAGCCGAGGGGAGCATCTGTGGCACAAGTTCTTGCGGTCCATGACCATTACCTCTTATTCCTGGTTTTCCTCGGCAGGCGGGCTGCTCACCGAAGGACGTGAGGTAGCCAGCAACAACACACNCCACAGCAACGCACCTGCCCCCACCATGGTCAGTGGTCCGCCAATCTGGGTAATCGTTTGCGGCCACGGCATGGTTGAGTAGTCAATGCCATGCAGTGAACGAATCTCCGAGTCAAGCTGGAGTGGAAATAACTGCGGCGCAAACCATGCCCATAAGGCTGCGGCAANTAAAATAACCCNCACGACCACTGCGGCTTTTGCCGAGACCGCAGCAGNCCCGCCTTTTCTCTTGGTGCGCACAACCATCATTACTGCAGCGATGGTGAACCCCAAGACCAACAGTGGCTCTTTCCCCAACTGGAGCATCAATGGCCACGGGATCGAGTTGGCCCCTTCTTGATATCTGGCTGGGTCGAAATAGACTTCGGGCATCAGAGTCGCACCGAACACGGCAACCATTCCACAGGTCAACGCCACGAGTGCGACCATCGCGAGCCCCGCCCGCAGCCAATGCGCCTGTTCACCGTAGTGGAGAGATCCAAGTAAGAACATCGCAGCCACCATCCC from Arthrobacter polaris encodes:
- the rarD gene encoding EamA family transporter RarD, whose protein sequence is MTISEPHTAPIPSNRAKAGKPARSEAATGVLYGVGAYGLWGLLPIYFIWLMPANSLEIVANRVVWSVXFCTLIITVSRGWGKXGAAIKNRRILGTLAVAGILIVINWLTYVFAVTTGSAIEASLGYFINPLVSVLIGVIVLKXKLRPLQWMAVGVGFVAVVVLTFSYGKLPWIALVLAFSFGTYGFVKNRVGGKVDAITSLSIETAVLTPFAIATMVILTLLGQATLTGMGPGXFWLLASSGIITAVPLLFFGASASRLSMTGIGLLQFMTPLIQFIVAITLLGEHMGTERWIGFAIVWLALAILITDMLLNYRRTSRLRKYASA
- a CDS encoding FAD-dependent oxidoreductase, yielding MANLSSARPFRVAIVGSGPAGVYAADILTKSQEVAGGEVQVSIDIXESQPAPYGLIRYGXAPDHXRIKGIMNALHKVLDRGDIRFFGNVTYGRDLTLAELRSFYDAVIFATGATKDAVMDIXGIDLEGSYGGADFVSWYDGHPDVPRDWPLNAEEIAVIGNGNVALDVAXVLSKHADDMLVTEIPENVYNALKASPVRDVHIFGRRGPAQVKFTPLELRELSHSRDVDIILYDEDFDFDEASDAAIKSNNQVKIMVNTLTNWLAEDHDETRVPASRRLHLHFLHTXVEITGTNGSVSGIRFERNELDGTGNVRGTXEFIDYPVQAVYRAVGYLGSALPEVDFDARRGVIPNDGGRVLAADGTQVPGLYATGWIKRGPVGLIGSTKGDALETIGCLLEDRLSLPLAERPGDDEIVKLLESRGIEFTTWEGWNKLDAHEKRLGESYIPAPGVEVTRERIKVVNREHMVNISKK
- a CDS encoding universal stress protein; this encodes MKYVVGYRPDERGADAIALAXVIAKTQGAELHLVNVVHGGKTAGSDLEKHALSMVPDDVTAIXSTRVADSFVHGLIEAAKEDNAALVVVGAASNGLFKRFTVGSVANGLLHASPVPVALAPRGYNRKDPLTRLTVMTGMREGWQAVLDVGTSAARRRQVPLRLVSVVEIDQLEQSDFDLDNALSPAKQHVNTVLAKAAATLPNNKVTVTLAHGRNIEEAVDGIGWKSGELVVVGSSRLAETRKIFLGSTANKILRALPVPMVVVPRDFQRQGI